GTGCCGGGTGCAAAGGCGGGATCGATGCTGTCGATGTCAAAGCTGACATAGGTGGGCTGATTGCCGACGATCTCGCGGGCTTCGCGCATGACGGCATCAATGCCGCGATCTTCGACTTCTTCCATGCGGATGATGCGGACCCCTTGGGCAAGGCCCCATTCGACATCCTCGCCATCATACATGGTGCCGCGAATGCCGATCTGAACGACGCGTTTGGGATCAAGATAGCCGTCCTCAATCGCGCGGCGGAAGGGCGTGCCGTGGGTATAGCGATAGCCGTTGAAATAGCTGTCAAACAGGTCGGTATGGGCATCGAAATGCACCATGCCAAGCGGCTGATCCGCCCCCAGCGCCTTTAAGATCGGATAGGACACCAGATGATCACCACCCGCCGAAAGGGGTGCGATGTTTCTGGCCTTGAGCGCGCCGATGAAAGCACAGACCTTATCGAGCGTATCCATGATGTCGGCCGGGTTGACCGGGCTATCGCCGAGATCGGCGACATTGCGCACGGCAAAGGGATTTAACCCCGTTACCGGATGGCGCGGGCGGATCATGGTGGACAGGTCGCGCAACTGGCGCGGGCCGTGACGCGGACCGGGCCGGTTGGTGGTGCCGCCATCCCATGGCACGCCCAGAATGGCGATATCGACCTGTTCAAGGGCGGTGTCGGACAGGCCCAGCAACGGCAGGCGCATGAAGGTCGGCACACCGGCAAAACGCGGGATTTCCATGGCCGAGGGTGGCTCGAACGTTTTAATTACCGGGCCGGTATGGGGCTTTGCGGTGGGGATGGTGTCGCTTGGCATGTTTTTTCTCCGTGAAGTCCTTGCATTCACGTTGCCATAGGGTGACGTGTCCAATAATATCAAACTTCAAGAGTAAACGTCGGAAGTTTCCAACCTATCATGGCGGCCACCGTTCCCCCGTTAAGCGATGTTGATCTGCGGCAATTGCGGATTTTTCGCGCCATTGTCGAAAGCAACGGCTTTAGTGCCGCGCAGGAACAGCTTGGCCTGTCGCGTTCGACCATCAGTGCGCAGATGTCGGCCCTTGAAACGCGGCTTGGCGTTTCGCTGTGTCGGCGCGGGCGGTCCGGCTTTGCCTTAACCGAACATGGGCAGAAGATTTATAACGAGGCGATCAAGCTTTTTGCCGCCGAAGACAGCTTTCGCGCCGAGGTCGGCGCGATCCGTGGCAGCCTTGTCGGGGAATTGCGGATTGGTGTTGTTGATGCGGTGGTGGAAAACCCCAATTGCGCGCTTGATCTGGCACTGGCGGCGTTTAACGAACGCGCACCCGATGTGCATGTCACGCTTCTGATCGTGTCGCCCAACCAGATTGAAAATGCGTTGCTTAGTCGGCAGATGGAAGTGGCGATTGTGCCCAACCAGCCGATGAACAGTGCGGTGCAGATGCAGCAACTGTTTTACGAGGAACAGCGGCTTTATTGCGGCATGCGCCACCCGCTTTTTGAGCGTGATACCGCGAAAATGCCGATGGAAGATGTGGCGGAGCTTACCTTTGCCAGGCGGGGTTATTCGGTGGCAACCGCGTTTCAATCGCTTTTCAAACATCCGCCGAGTGCGACGGCCTATGACATGGAGGGGCTGGCGCACCTGATTTTAAGCGGCCGGTTCGTCAGCTTCCTTCCGACCCATTTCGCCGCCCGGTGGGAAGAACGCGGGGAGATGAAGGCGCTTCGCCCCGATTTCCTCAGCTTCAAGATCGGCATGTGCATGGCGCATTTCCCCAATACCGTGCTGTCGCGCATGGCACGTGAGTTTTGCGATTGCCTGAGTGCCGCACACCCGGTTTATGGCGGGGCGAAGAAGCGGGCGGGGTGACACGCCCGTGTGCCACTTTGCCGTGCGTTACAGACGGAACCGGTTGCGCAGACCAAGGCCGATCAGGAACAGGAAGATGAAACTGAGAACGCCTTGAGTGATCATGAGGATATCGACGCACAGGCCGGGGTCTGTGCCGTAAAGCGCGGTTAGGGCATCTGTGCGCAGGTCGCGCGATTGCGGGAGGAAGGGTAGGCTGTTGCTGGCTGACAAGACTGCACCTTGCGCCCATCCCGCCCACCAGTTGGCGAATGTTTCTGTCGCGAGTGTTTTGTAAGCGCCAATGCTGGCGGCGGTGAGCACGATAAGGGCGGCAAAGGGCCGCAGGATATTCTGGCCGTAATCGCTAAACGCGCTAAAGGCCATGTCGAGAACCGATCCAAGCCAGGATGTTTCAATCCACCGTCGCGCCCTGTTTTCATCGGCGGAAAAGCGCAAGGCAGCTTGATGGTCTTTGTTGGTTTCGGCGAACTCTTTGAGGCGGCGTAGACGTGCCCCGTCTTGCGGGTCTTCTGCGGCTTGCGAGAGTTTTATGGGCCAGCAGTGGCGTTTCCAAAGGCGACGCAGTTTGTTGAAATGCCTCAGGTTTATCCATTTCTTTCGGGCAAACTTGTATGAAAGTCGCGAAATAACGCCGACTTCCGAAACAGCCTTCATATGCAACTGATCGGATCGAAGGCCAGGTTTTTGCCAGCGACGTTGCAATTTGACGGTTAGCGCGCTGAGATCAACCTGATGCGCGTAGCGGGTGGCGCGAAGATCCGGGATGATCGACAGATTACCCTTAAGAGTAAGTGGGCCGTCAAAAGAGGCACTGTGCAGGTTGAGCGATTTTAGTTTAGAGGCAGAGGAGGGGAGAGTGAAAGTAGCCTGACCCTCGATAGTTAGCCCTTCAGCTTCAATGCTGCTTGATCCAATGGCTTTAGGGTTAAAGTTTAAGTGTCTGATCTGTGTTTGGCTCAAGTTTATTGAACAGTTGCCGAAAGAGACCTCAGAGAAGAGAGCGTCGCCGTCGTTGAATTTGGCTGCCGATAAGTTCAAGTTGCCTTTGTCGAAAGTAGCACCAGTGAAGTAAAGACTGCCTTTGTCGAATGTAGTGCGGGCTAAATAAAAATCGACTGTGCCGAAACTGGCGTCAAAAAAGTACAAGTTGCAATTATTGAATTTGGCGCCAGAAAATCTCAAAATTTCATTACCGAGGGTGGTATGAGAGAAAGAGACATCCCTGTTGTCAAAGTTGGTGCGCGAAAATTCGATTAGGTTGCCGTCAAATGTGGCGGCAGAGAAAATCAGATCGCCTTTGCTAAATTTGGCGTCAGAGAAGGATATTTTACCGTTACCGAAGGTGGACTTAGTAAAGTTCACTTGACCTTTGCCGAAAGCGACACCTGCAAAGCTCACGGTGCCGTCGCCAAAAGTGGCATTTGAGAAATTTAAGTTGCCATCGCCAAAATTGGCGTTACTGAAGTTTACGTCACCGTCGCCGAATGTAACGTCTGCAAAGTCCACGCTACCGTCACCAAAACGATAGCCTGAGAAAAAGAGGTTTTTGTTTGGATTCCGTTCGTGAGAAAAATCGACATTTGCAAAGCTGATATCCCAGCCTGGATGACGATCAATCCAACTGTTCCAAGCCTCTCGCCCTCGACGCCAAAGTTTGAGGGCTTCTTCGCCTTCTAGTTTTCGTATTTCCGGCTTGGTTTCTTCCTTCATGACCCTGAATTCATTCTCTGTTTTGTGCAGGTGCAGTTGGGCACCACAATGCCCTTTAAAGTAGCGTTTGGCGATATAAAACCGGGCGTGGCGGGAGAGGTTTTGTCGTCGGCAAGCTCATCCCCTATCCGTCATTCCGGGCGAAGACCCGGAATCCATCTTGCCACGGGCACGGTTTTTGACATGACCGGGTGAAGTGGATGCGGCACGGAGGACTGGATTCCCGCGGGCGCGGGAATGACGGGGGGTGGGTGGTTTGATGCGGCGGGGTCGTGTGTTGTGCCCGGTGGGGCCGGGGGCGCGTGGTTTGGGTTTGGGGGCGGTTTGGCGACGGGATGAGCGGGCGCATGCAGGAATAGCTGCACAACGCGCAATTTACCCGTTAGTGTTGCAGTCCGGTCAACCAGTTAGCGGATGAAACATGCTGTCTTCCATCAGTTTGCGCCATATGCGGGTTTTTGTTGCGGTTGCCGATCATGGCACCTTTACCGCTGCGGCGGAGGTTTTGGGGCTGACGCCGTCGGGATTGACGGCGACGATCCGGCAGTTCGAGGATGTGGCGGGAACGCCGCTTTTTGATCGCACGACGCGACAGGTGACGTTAAGCGCCACCGGCGCGCGGTTTTTACCCACGGCGCGCCGGTTGATCAGCGAGTTTGAAGAGGCGCTTGGCGATCTTGATGCGCTGTCCAAGGGGATTGGCGGGACGATCCGCATTGCCGCCGCCCCCTCGGTCCTGACGCGCATTCTGCCCGGCGTGATCAGCCGGTTTGTGGGTGAACATCCCGATGCACGGCTTCGCCTGGACGAGCTGAATGCGGGCGAGGTGCATGAGGCGGTGGCGCGTAACGAGGCGGATTTCGGCATTGCCGGGGAATGGCATGCCCTGCCCGATATTGCGTTCAGCCCGCTGTTTTCCGACCGGTTCGGGGTGCTGTGCCGCCCGACCCATGCCTTTGCCAAACGCAGTGCGATTGCGTGGTCGGAACTGGCCGATCAGGCGTTTGTCGGGCTGGGCCCGGAATCGGGCACGCGCGCGATGATGGCGGCACCGGGAAGCTGGGCCGGTGGCGCTGGTGGCACTGCCGGTGGTACTGGTGGCGGTGGCGCGGGAGAGGTGCCGGTGGACCCGGCGGAGGTCGCGGCCTCCGACGTGCTGAAGCGCGCCGCCGCCCTTGGCCTGCCCGAGGCGCAAATGGCCCTGCGCCGGGCGAATGCCAGCGAACGGGCGATTGAGCGGGTGGCGAAAATGGCGAAACCCCGCCAATCGGATGCGGTTCAGAACAGCAACGGCGGCGGGGCCAAGGACGGGCCGGGCAGTGCGATGATCGACCCGGTCGCGCAATTGCGCCCGATTGTCGAAACATCCAATACGCTGACACTGGCCGCGATGGTGGCCGAAGGGGTGGGGATCACCGTCCTGCCGGAACTGGCAGCAAGGGTCGCCGACCTTGCAGCACCGGGAAAGCTGGCCTTCGTGCCGCTATGCGAGCCCGTCCGCAAACGCCCGATTGGCATCATCACCCGCCAAAGCAGAAGCCTGTCACCGATTGCGCGGATTTTCCTTGCGATGGTGATCGAACAAGCCCCGAAAATGGATTTGCCTGCGGCGATTGAGTGGGGGTGAGGTTTCTTTCTGTGTTTTCCCTTGCGTAATGAAAGGCCAGACGTTCATGAATAGGGACCTGTGACAGGCTAGATTACTGCCCGTCTTGGGCTTGGCGGCTCGACCAAGGTATCGTCTCCCTGTAATGGCGTCGTATTGTCCCTGCGCCAGGGGCGCGTGAGACTTTGCGCAGGCGTTTCAGTCGGGATTGCCAGGCGCAATGATCCGCCCAGTTTTTCATACTGATCTTTCATTTGTTCTCTTGAGCGGAGCTGTTCCTTTGCCTTTGATGAATCCTTTCCGAGATTCATGACCTTTTTTAACCGGCTGTGTGGATAGACATCGTCAGCCGTTACAGGTGCGGTGAAATGGTTCAGCGTATATTCAATTGCGGCGCGCACGCCGATCTTCGCGATCTCCATTCTGCTTAGGTTTGCATCAATTGCGTCTTGCATGGCGTGGGTGACATAGGCCCTTCTGCGGGCATCCATCAGGGCATGGTTGCTTGCCGTGTCATGCGGATCTCCGAACAATCCCGATCCTGTGCGGGTCGGGTGCTGCATTACTTCCGTTTTTAATGAATATCCGGAATGTGATGTGGAAATCCGGACAGACGACATCAGGTCTACAAGAAGCTTGAAGGCATCCCAGTCCTTTGCCATGTCAGTTAATTTGAAACCCTTCACGATGTTTCTTGTCAGGGCTGTGGAAAACAGTTCATCCTGATTTTTCTCGGCGGCGCGGAACACCCGGTTCATGTCTTTATCAGATCGAAAGGAGCGGAATTTTTTTCCGTTTTTCTTCTCTTCTCGGGTCATGCGCGCCAAGACATCGGGTTTCAGGCTGTCGCGCAGCTTAAGGACAAGAAGCGTTCCGTTTTTTGAGGCCGAGATGCGGTCGCCAATTTTCAGAGCGAGGATGTCTCTGTCGCCGGTGATCCTTAAAAGACGCCGTATTGTGGAGGCAGGGATTTTTACCCCGCCTCCTTTTTTACTAACTTTTTTCGCTGGATTAGGCATGATTGCTTTTCCCCGATCAATCTGAACTATCGGTGATGGCGAGGGCCGACAGAGTATATTGATTGGAGGCGTTGGTTGGTGTTTCGGGAGTCACGGTGATGACAATCTTATTGGTGCCGACCACCAGATAGTCGTGATAATTTACCGAGGACAAATCGAGGTTGCGCAGCTCGATAGAGGACATGTTGTTTTGTGCTCCGCGGCCTTCAGACTGATCAACGATGACCTCTTCTGTCCAGATATCGTTGATAAGGCAGCTTAGTTTGCAGGCACTGCTTCCCGGTGCAATCCAGTGGCGCAACAAAAGCCTGAAATCGCTGAGCAGGTCGGCCGTTTTAAAGATGATCGTGAAGGTTGCGTTCTTTGCCGTATTGCTGAACGAAGTTGTCATGACCTCTTCAAAGCCAGAGCCGGTTACGAGAATATTGTTGGCCTGAGACACAATTTTGAAAGTCTGGGTCGCGCTGGGCTGGACATCAAAAAGATTGTTTCTGAACCCGATGCCCGCGCCATTTCCAGAACCGGCCTTCAAGGGGGCGAGGGCATATTGCCCGAGATCAATATTGGTTTCGTCAATACTTTGAGAACAGAGCGTATCCGTGTTCAGGGTAACGGTCGGCGCGTCTGTACCAGAAGTGTGGGTGGCGGTTAACAGGCTGAAATTATGGTGGATATCAAGCGTTTCGATACTGGTAAGGTTTCCGGGAAATGTGACTTCCCACTCTGCCATCATTGTAAAGTCAATACCGAAAAGGGAAAGATGGCTTGGTGGCTGGAGAATGGGAGTTGGGGTGCCATCTT
The Thalassospira xiamenensis M-5 = DSM 17429 DNA segment above includes these coding regions:
- a CDS encoding pentapeptide repeat-containing protein — its product is MKEETKPEIRKLEGEEALKLWRRGREAWNSWIDRHPGWDISFANVDFSHERNPNKNLFFSGYRFGDGSVDFADVTFGDGDVNFSNANFGDGNLNFSNATFGDGTVSFAGVAFGKGQVNFTKSTFGNGKISFSDAKFSKGDLIFSAATFDGNLIEFSRTNFDNRDVSFSHTTLGNEILRFSGAKFNNCNLYFFDASFGTVDFYLARTTFDKGSLYFTGATFDKGNLNLSAAKFNDGDALFSEVSFGNCSINLSQTQIRHLNFNPKAIGSSSIEAEGLTIEGQATFTLPSSASKLKSLNLHSASFDGPLTLKGNLSIIPDLRATRYAHQVDLSALTVKLQRRWQKPGLRSDQLHMKAVSEVGVISRLSYKFARKKWINLRHFNKLRRLWKRHCWPIKLSQAAEDPQDGARLRRLKEFAETNKDHQAALRFSADENRARRWIETSWLGSVLDMAFSAFSDYGQNILRPFAALIVLTAASIGAYKTLATETFANWWAGWAQGAVLSASNSLPFLPQSRDLRTDALTALYGTDPGLCVDILMITQGVLSFIFLFLIGLGLRNRFRL
- a CDS encoding LysR family transcriptional regulator, with the protein product MLSSISLRHMRVFVAVADHGTFTAAAEVLGLTPSGLTATIRQFEDVAGTPLFDRTTRQVTLSATGARFLPTARRLISEFEEALGDLDALSKGIGGTIRIAAAPSVLTRILPGVISRFVGEHPDARLRLDELNAGEVHEAVARNEADFGIAGEWHALPDIAFSPLFSDRFGVLCRPTHAFAKRSAIAWSELADQAFVGLGPESGTRAMMAAPGSWAGGAGGTAGGTGGGGAGEVPVDPAEVAASDVLKRAAALGLPEAQMALRRANASERAIERVAKMAKPRQSDAVQNSNGGGAKDGPGSAMIDPVAQLRPIVETSNTLTLAAMVAEGVGITVLPELAARVADLAAPGKLAFVPLCEPVRKRPIGIITRQSRSLSPIARIFLAMVIEQAPKMDLPAAIEWG
- a CDS encoding LysR family transcriptional regulator — protein: MAATVPPLSDVDLRQLRIFRAIVESNGFSAAQEQLGLSRSTISAQMSALETRLGVSLCRRGRSGFALTEHGQKIYNEAIKLFAAEDSFRAEVGAIRGSLVGELRIGVVDAVVENPNCALDLALAAFNERAPDVHVTLLIVSPNQIENALLSRQMEVAIVPNQPMNSAVQMQQLFYEEQRLYCGMRHPLFERDTAKMPMEDVAELTFARRGYSVATAFQSLFKHPPSATAYDMEGLAHLILSGRFVSFLPTHFAARWEERGEMKALRPDFLSFKIGMCMAHFPNTVLSRMAREFCDCLSAAHPVYGGAKKRAG
- the speB gene encoding agmatinase; translated protein: MPSDTIPTAKPHTGPVIKTFEPPSAMEIPRFAGVPTFMRLPLLGLSDTALEQVDIAILGVPWDGGTTNRPGPRHGPRQLRDLSTMIRPRHPVTGLNPFAVRNVADLGDSPVNPADIMDTLDKVCAFIGALKARNIAPLSAGGDHLVSYPILKALGADQPLGMVHFDAHTDLFDSYFNGYRYTHGTPFRRAIEDGYLDPKRVVQIGIRGTMYDGEDVEWGLAQGVRIIRMEEVEDRGIDAVMREAREIVGNQPTYVSFDIDSIDPAFAPGTGTPEIGGFTSREAQRMVRALNGLNLIGADLVEVSPPFDPSGGTAWLGISIMFELLCVLATSPATRNPNNK